The proteins below are encoded in one region of Tepidimicrobium xylanilyticum:
- the ylxM gene encoding YlxM family DNA-binding protein gives MINKLIEIGILFDFYGKLLSERQFAAIELYYIHNLSLAEIGEELGISRQSVYDTLKRAEEKLYEYEDTLGLVRKFYYSREEIDRLYNLIDELETEAINLKNENIIGKLKELRGIIGKIIDSSREVVN, from the coding sequence ATGATTAATAAATTAATTGAAATTGGAATTTTATTTGATTTTTATGGGAAATTGTTAAGTGAAAGGCAGTTTGCTGCCATAGAATTATATTATATCCATAATTTATCTTTAGCAGAAATTGGAGAAGAACTGGGTATAAGTCGTCAGAGTGTATATGATACTTTAAAGAGAGCAGAAGAAAAGCTATACGAATATGAAGACACTCTTGGATTGGTTAGGAAGTTTTATTATAGCAGGGAAGAAATTGATAGGTTATACAATTTGATAGATGAACTTGAAACAGAAGCAATCAATTTGAAGAATGAGAATATAATCGGGAAGTTAAAGGAGCTCAGAGGGATTATCGGTAAAATAATTGATAGTAGCCGGGAGGTAGTTAATTAA
- the ftsY gene encoding signal recognition particle-docking protein FtsY → MFKNFFRRNKEEKKDENEKHLEEPIDEEEIKATNENGNIVEEKPQINFFQKLKAGLDKTRKGMTDKIDAILRSYGKIDEELFDDLEEILVTADVGINTTMEIIDRLKNRVKEEKISEPDKVRELLKEEIKKIMEESEGDNKLKIGSSPTVILMVGVNGVGKTTTIGKLSYNFKKQGKKVIIAAGDTFRAAAIEQLEEWSNRSGADFVKHSEGADPAAVIFDGIQAAKARKADVLICDTAGRLHNKKNLMNELSKIFRVVNSEFPEAEKEVLLVLDATTGQNAISQAKVFKEVCDITGVVLTKLDGTAKGGVVIALQSELGLPVKLVGIGEKIDDLQEFNVEDFVEAIFD, encoded by the coding sequence ATGTTCAAAAATTTTTTTAGGCGAAATAAGGAAGAAAAGAAAGATGAAAATGAAAAGCATTTAGAAGAACCGATTGATGAAGAGGAGATTAAAGCAACGAATGAAAATGGAAATATAGTTGAAGAAAAACCCCAGATAAACTTTTTCCAAAAATTGAAGGCTGGCTTGGACAAGACTAGAAAAGGTATGACAGATAAGATCGACGCTATTCTTAGGTCCTATGGAAAGATAGATGAAGAATTATTCGATGATTTAGAGGAAATATTGGTAACTGCAGATGTGGGGATAAATACTACTATGGAGATTATAGATAGGTTAAAAAATCGAGTAAAAGAGGAAAAAATCAGTGAACCAGATAAGGTGAGGGAATTATTGAAAGAAGAGATAAAAAAAATAATGGAGGAATCTGAAGGAGATAACAAACTAAAGATAGGCTCTTCTCCTACAGTTATATTGATGGTGGGAGTGAACGGAGTAGGAAAGACTACGACCATTGGCAAATTGTCGTATAATTTCAAAAAACAAGGGAAAAAAGTAATAATTGCTGCAGGAGATACTTTTAGAGCAGCCGCTATAGAACAATTGGAAGAGTGGAGTAATAGGTCTGGGGCAGATTTTGTTAAGCATAGTGAAGGAGCTGATCCAGCAGCTGTTATATTTGATGGAATACAGGCAGCTAAAGCTAGAAAAGCAGATGTGCTAATTTGTGATACTGCTGGAAGACTGCATAATAAGAAGAATTTAATGAATGAATTAAGCAAAATATTTAGGGTAGTGAATAGTGAATTTCCAGAAGCAGAAAAAGAAGTTTTATTGGTATTAGATGCTACTACAGGACAGAACGCAATTTCTCAAGCGAAAGTTTTTAAGGAAGTCTGCGATATAACTGGAGTAGTGCTTACTAAATTAGATGGTACTGCAAAGGGAGGAGTTGTTATTGCGCTTCAATCTGAATTAGGATTACCCGTAAAACTAGTAGGAATTGGAGAAAAAATCGATGACCTTCAGGAGTTTAATGTTGAGGATTTTGTTGAAGCCATCTTTGATTAG
- the smc gene encoding chromosome segregation protein SMC — MHLKKIEINGFKSFADKVEIDFKKGITAIVGPNGSGKSNIADAIRWVLGEQSIKTLRGSKMEDVIFSGTDKRRALGYSEVTITFDNNDKVIPLDYGEVAITRRMFRSGESEYYINKNSCRLKDIRELFMDTGVGKEGYSIIGQGKVDEVLSTRPEERRKIFEEAAGIVKYKTRKIEAEKKLEKTDQNIVRIKDLIHELTIQSDNLKEQSEKAHVYLKLSNRLKEIEINLLIREFERLNNLILLNKDEKEKLKKQMDELINRRNEVECNFNMMKNKISELDISMDMIERERSEALNSLNERNNHLSLLEEKEKYLQRDIERLVNEIEGLNSKLEDMDRKKTQLIDERSKLLEELSLLKKEFHNKNIKLQMLKDQILLKEREIEVQRDNAIEVYNAIRDKKSKINSFASFKDNIYRRMNQVENEIKSLLEKVKENEQLLEWIEKEEEVKAKEIDKEKEILYQLKLLEKEHNDKLDYLYKDINGKRAELQGKVSNYNLLKTMEQDYEGYYKSVKNLMLECRKKDFLREKIIGVVADLMRVDEEYEKAIDVGLSGSLQNVVTKNEEDAKYVIEYLRENNLGRVTFLPLTTIKGKPLYISPKDREKYNILGLGSELINFDEEYRNIFEYLLGKTIIVKDLRDALILAKKYNYAFKIVTLKGDIINAGGSMTGGSFSKASTNLINRRARIVKIEEEIKIFNKALDDLEDKKRQLKTKILEIQANIKVQEESLQNKNIEFVRIENEKNKAFSQLEDANSSLSKYFGEMERLKIELDNLVKEEKVLKEELDLIDLENNKSKEIIKEMISDFEEIKVREEEASKEVTDVKIQLNNIENRLANKEEMIESTKKEIDNNYYLIKVKEEELKKNKEEIKALADERDNIRDEIIKFTNCKEEKEEALMDLKTKKSLLMKDYYLKQDSLNELNNQINEQSKLLNNCDIKEAKYNVQLENINTKLKEDYELNYEEAQKFRIPVEDENKVKEEARKIKNEIKDIGSVNLASIEDYKKIKERLDFICKQHEDLLLSKENLLQVINDMEKKMKEQFLYNFNKINVAFDEIFSALFGGGKASIELEDEKDILNCGIEIKAQPPGKKLQSLSLLSGGEKSLTAVALLFAILKIKPTPFCVLDEIDAALDEANISRYTNYLRSFSEDTQFIIITHRKSTMEMADILYGVTMEEEGVSKIVSVKLTDNTGEIAS, encoded by the coding sequence TTGCACTTAAAAAAAATTGAAATAAATGGCTTTAAATCCTTTGCTGATAAGGTGGAGATAGATTTTAAAAAGGGCATTACTGCTATTGTAGGGCCTAATGGCAGTGGTAAGAGCAATATTGCAGATGCTATTAGATGGGTTTTAGGAGAGCAAAGTATAAAGACTTTACGGGGCAGTAAAATGGAGGATGTGATTTTTTCAGGAACCGACAAGAGAAGAGCCTTAGGATATAGCGAAGTAACTATTACCTTTGACAATAATGATAAGGTTATTCCCCTAGATTATGGAGAAGTGGCTATTACAAGAAGGATGTTTCGTTCAGGGGAAAGCGAATACTATATAAACAAAAATTCCTGTAGGTTAAAAGATATTAGAGAATTATTTATGGATACCGGAGTTGGCAAGGAAGGTTATTCAATAATTGGACAAGGTAAGGTTGATGAGGTACTCAGCACAAGACCGGAAGAAAGGAGAAAGATATTTGAAGAGGCTGCTGGCATAGTAAAATATAAGACTAGAAAAATAGAAGCAGAAAAAAAACTAGAAAAGACAGACCAAAATATTGTAAGGATTAAGGATTTGATCCATGAACTTACTATCCAATCGGATAATTTAAAGGAGCAATCGGAAAAAGCTCATGTCTATCTTAAACTTTCTAATAGATTAAAAGAAATTGAGATCAATCTATTAATAAGGGAATTTGAAAGGCTTAATAATTTGATTCTTCTTAACAAAGATGAGAAAGAAAAACTGAAGAAACAGATGGATGAATTAATTAATAGAAGGAATGAAGTTGAATGTAATTTCAATATGATGAAAAATAAAATATCGGAATTAGATATATCTATGGATATGATTGAAAGGGAAAGGTCTGAAGCTTTAAATTCTCTCAATGAAAGAAATAACCATCTATCATTACTGGAAGAAAAGGAAAAGTATTTGCAAAGGGATATAGAAAGATTGGTTAATGAGATAGAAGGGTTAAATTCTAAATTAGAGGATATGGATAGGAAAAAAACTCAGTTGATAGATGAAAGATCAAAATTGTTAGAGGAGTTAAGTTTATTAAAAAAAGAATTCCATAATAAGAATATAAAACTACAAATGCTAAAGGATCAAATTCTCCTAAAGGAAAGGGAGATTGAAGTCCAAAGGGATAATGCAATAGAAGTTTACAATGCAATCAGGGATAAAAAAAGTAAGATAAATAGCTTTGCTAGTTTTAAAGATAATATATATAGAAGAATGAACCAAGTTGAGAATGAAATAAAATCTTTATTGGAAAAGGTAAAAGAAAATGAGCAACTATTAGAGTGGATTGAAAAGGAGGAAGAGGTTAAAGCAAAAGAGATTGACAAAGAAAAAGAAATCCTTTATCAATTAAAATTATTGGAAAAAGAACATAATGATAAATTGGATTATCTTTACAAGGATATCAACGGTAAAAGGGCAGAGCTTCAAGGCAAAGTTTCCAATTATAATTTGCTTAAAACTATGGAACAGGATTATGAGGGCTACTATAAGAGTGTTAAGAACCTCATGTTGGAATGTAGAAAAAAGGACTTTTTAAGGGAAAAGATTATTGGAGTTGTGGCAGATTTAATGAGAGTAGACGAAGAGTATGAAAAGGCCATAGATGTGGGATTAAGCGGTAGCTTACAAAACGTAGTAACAAAGAATGAGGAAGATGCCAAATATGTAATCGAATATTTAAGAGAAAACAACTTGGGACGGGTTACTTTTTTACCACTTACAACAATAAAAGGGAAGCCTTTATATATAAGTCCTAAAGATAGGGAAAAATACAATATATTGGGATTAGGATCAGAACTGATTAATTTTGATGAAGAGTATAGGAATATCTTTGAGTATTTACTAGGTAAAACTATAATAGTGAAAGATTTAAGGGATGCTCTTATATTAGCAAAAAAATACAACTATGCTTTTAAAATAGTAACTTTAAAGGGAGATATAATTAATGCAGGAGGCTCCATGACAGGAGGAAGCTTTTCTAAAGCTAGTACTAATCTCATTAATAGAAGGGCTAGAATAGTAAAAATTGAAGAGGAAATAAAGATTTTCAATAAAGCATTAGATGACTTGGAAGATAAAAAAAGACAATTAAAAACAAAAATACTGGAAATTCAAGCAAACATAAAGGTTCAAGAGGAAAGCTTGCAAAATAAGAATATAGAATTCGTTAGAATTGAAAATGAAAAAAACAAAGCCTTTAGCCAACTAGAAGATGCAAATAGTTCCCTAAGCAAATATTTTGGCGAGATGGAAAGACTTAAAATAGAGTTAGATAATTTAGTTAAAGAGGAGAAAGTATTAAAAGAAGAACTGGATTTAATAGATTTAGAAAACAATAAATCAAAAGAAATTATAAAAGAGATGATTAGTGATTTTGAAGAAATAAAGGTCAGAGAAGAAGAAGCATCAAAAGAGGTAACTGATGTTAAAATACAATTGAATAATATAGAAAATAGATTGGCTAATAAGGAAGAGATGATAGAATCAACAAAAAAGGAAATAGATAATAACTATTATTTAATAAAAGTGAAAGAAGAAGAGCTAAAAAAGAATAAAGAAGAGATTAAGGCCTTAGCAGATGAAAGAGATAATATTAGGGATGAAATAATTAAATTTACTAATTGTAAAGAGGAAAAAGAGGAAGCCTTGATGGATTTAAAAACAAAAAAGAGCCTACTCATGAAAGATTACTATTTAAAGCAAGATAGTTTAAATGAGCTCAATAATCAGATAAATGAACAATCTAAGTTATTAAATAATTGCGATATAAAGGAAGCAAAATATAATGTTCAACTTGAAAATATTAATACTAAATTAAAGGAAGATTATGAGTTAAATTATGAGGAAGCTCAAAAATTTAGAATTCCAGTGGAGGATGAAAATAAGGTAAAAGAGGAGGCAAGAAAAATCAAAAATGAAATTAAAGATATAGGTTCAGTAAATCTTGCTTCCATTGAAGATTATAAAAAAATAAAGGAAAGACTTGATTTCATATGCAAGCAACATGAAGACCTATTACTGTCAAAGGAAAATTTATTGCAGGTAATAAATGATATGGAGAAAAAAATGAAGGAACAGTTCCTATACAATTTTAACAAAATAAATGTAGCATTTGATGAAATATTTTCTGCCTTATTTGGTGGAGGGAAAGCAAGCATAGAGTTAGAAGATGAAAAAGACATATTAAACTGCGGTATAGAGATAAAAGCGCAGCCTCCAGGGAAAAAACTGCAGAGCCTATCTTTACTCTCTGGTGGAGAAAAATCTTTAACTGCTGTTGCCCTCCTTTTTGCGATATTAAAGATCAAACCAACACCTTTTTGTGTATTAGATGAAATAGATGCTGCTTTAGATGAAGCTAATATAAGCAGATATACTAATTACTTACGTAGTTTTTCAGAAGATACTCAGTTCATTATTATAACCCACAGGAAGAGCACAATGGAGATGGCGGATATATTATATGGAGTTACTATGGAAGAAGAAGGTGTAAGTAAAATTGTGTCTGTAAAATTAACAGATAATACAGGAGAAATAGCAAGCTAA
- a CDS encoding elongator complex protein 3: MGKKHFIIPIFVPHYGCPHDCVFCNQRRITGLSTDVTPEYVEHTIEEHLTTFPPNDITIEVAFYGGSFTGIDKEIQRQLLAIPLKYKKDGKIDKIRLSTRPDYIDKDILCFLKEYGVDIIELGVQSLDDSVLRKNGRGHNSQQVYMASQLIKEYNFKLGLQMMLGLIGDTKDKMIFTAKEFIKLQPYCVRIYPTLVIKDTYLEKLYKCNRYKPLSLEEAVEISAYLLTLFENNSINVIRIGLQPTETINYGKDVVAGPFHPSFRQLVESYIYRVILEEVLSSIVGKIGNDIVKIEINKSNISNLVGQKSHNVEYLVNKYGLKAIKVYGNELDKDIIGIYVGQNYYRINKKGFINKLLNISERNEVCS, encoded by the coding sequence ATGGGTAAAAAACATTTTATAATACCTATTTTTGTACCCCATTATGGCTGTCCCCATGATTGTGTTTTTTGCAACCAAAGGCGAATTACTGGTCTTTCTACTGATGTAACACCAGAGTATGTAGAACATACCATTGAAGAGCATTTAACAACTTTCCCTCCAAATGATATCACTATTGAAGTAGCTTTTTATGGTGGAAGTTTTACAGGAATAGATAAAGAGATTCAAAGGCAGTTGTTGGCTATTCCTCTAAAATATAAGAAAGATGGTAAAATAGATAAAATTAGATTGTCTACAAGGCCTGATTATATTGATAAAGATATTTTATGCTTCCTTAAGGAATATGGAGTTGATATTATTGAATTGGGGGTACAATCATTAGATGACAGTGTTTTAAGGAAAAATGGAAGAGGCCATAATAGCCAGCAGGTTTATATGGCCTCTCAACTAATTAAGGAATATAATTTTAAATTAGGGTTACAGATGATGTTAGGTTTAATAGGAGACACAAAGGATAAAATGATTTTTACTGCAAAAGAATTTATTAAGTTGCAACCTTATTGTGTGAGAATTTATCCCACTTTAGTCATAAAGGATACTTATTTGGAGAAATTATATAAATGCAATAGGTATAAGCCTTTGTCCTTAGAAGAAGCTGTAGAGATTTCAGCTTATTTATTGACTTTGTTTGAAAATAATAGTATTAATGTGATACGAATAGGATTGCAGCCAACTGAAACTATAAATTATGGAAAAGACGTGGTGGCAGGTCCCTTTCATCCATCCTTCAGGCAATTAGTTGAATCTTACATTTATAGGGTCATTTTAGAAGAAGTTTTAAGTTCGATAGTAGGCAAAATAGGGAATGATATAGTGAAGATAGAAATAAATAAAAGTAACATATCCAACTTGGTAGGGCAAAAATCACATAATGTAGAATATTTAGTTAACAAATATGGATTAAAAGCTATAAAGGTATATGGAAATGAATTGGATAAGGATATAATAGGTATATATGTTGGTCAAAACTACTACAGAATAAATAAAAAAGGATTTATTAATAAACTGTTGAATATAAGTGAGAGAAATGAAGTTTGTAGTTAA
- the rnc gene encoding ribonuclease III yields the protein MRISPDRERILNKLQSEINYQFKDIELLNTSLTHSSYVNENKGKCDKSNERLEFLGDSVISLVVSEYLYKRFIEFPEGDLTKRRASVVCESSLAFAARKINLGDYLLLGKGEDATGGRDRDSILADAFEALTGAIFVDGGLKSAKDFLLGQFEREVIYALSKGNLFIDYKTELQEILQKRGISKIEYRVEKETGPDHNKKFYMNVLIEGKIIGSGMGRNKKEAEQMAAKQALLKIGETDG from the coding sequence GTGAGAATATCACCTGATAGGGAAAGAATATTAAATAAACTTCAATCTGAAATCAATTATCAGTTTAAAGATATAGAATTATTAAATACTTCTTTAACCCATAGTTCATATGTTAATGAAAACAAGGGAAAATGCGACAAGAGCAATGAAAGATTAGAATTTTTAGGTGATTCTGTAATTAGCTTGGTTGTTAGCGAATATCTTTATAAGCGTTTTATAGAGTTTCCAGAAGGAGATTTAACGAAGAGGAGAGCTTCAGTTGTATGCGAATCCTCTTTAGCTTTTGCTGCGAGGAAAATTAATCTAGGTGATTATCTGCTATTAGGAAAAGGGGAAGATGCAACAGGCGGTAGAGATAGGGATTCCATATTAGCCGATGCCTTTGAAGCATTGACAGGAGCAATTTTTGTAGATGGAGGATTAAAAAGTGCTAAGGACTTTTTATTAGGGCAGTTCGAGCGAGAGGTAATTTATGCTTTATCAAAAGGAAATCTATTTATTGATTACAAAACTGAACTCCAAGAAATATTGCAAAAAAGAGGAATATCCAAAATTGAATATAGGGTTGAGAAAGAGACAGGGCCAGATCATAATAAAAAGTTTTATATGAACGTGCTTATAGAAGGCAAAATCATAGGTAGTGGGATGGGTAGAAATAAAAAGGAGGCGGAGCAAATGGCAGCTAAGCAAGCCTTACTTAAAATAGGTGAAACAGATGGGTAA
- the acpP gene encoding acyl carrier protein: MVYERIKEIISQQFHIDEEDITTETSFREDLNADSLDLVELIMALEDEFEIEVEDDVIEEIITVGDAVEYISKIVR, encoded by the coding sequence ATGGTTTATGAAAGAATTAAGGAGATCATATCGCAACAATTTCACATTGATGAAGAGGATATTACAACGGAAACTTCCTTTAGGGAAGATTTGAATGCGGATTCTTTAGATTTAGTGGAGTTAATTATGGCTTTAGAGGATGAATTTGAAATAGAAGTGGAAGACGACGTTATAGAAGAAATTATCACAGTAGGAGATGCTGTGGAATATATAAGTAAAATCGTAAGGTAA
- the plsX gene encoding phosphate acyltransferase PlsX, which translates to MKVIVDGMGGDNSPEAIVEGCVSAVKELGVSVIIVGNKEIIDTELSKYDFPDEAIDIINSTEIITNDDEPAFAIRRKKDSSMVIGLKALKEGIGDGFVSAGSTGALLAGGLFIVSRIDGIERAALASVYPTIRGISLLLDLGANVDCKPEYLKQFAIMGSIYSEKVLKVEAPRVGLVNIGTERGKGNQLVQKAYELIENSNLNFIGNVEARDIPAGVADVLVCDGFVGNIILKLTEGMAKSLFSSLKEEFNKTFQSKVGAILLRKQLMNFKGMLDYREYGGAPLLGLKKPVVKAHGSSDAFAIKNAIRQVKDFIEMDVINIIEDDINASRNK; encoded by the coding sequence ATGAAGGTTATTGTTGATGGCATGGGAGGGGATAATAGTCCAGAGGCCATTGTTGAAGGGTGTGTAAGTGCGGTAAAGGAATTGGGAGTAAGTGTAATAATTGTGGGAAATAAAGAAATAATAGATACTGAATTATCAAAATACGATTTTCCTGATGAAGCAATTGACATCATTAATTCCACTGAAATCATTACCAATGATGATGAACCCGCCTTTGCTATAAGAAGAAAAAAAGACTCTTCAATGGTTATTGGATTAAAAGCATTGAAGGAAGGAATAGGAGATGGTTTCGTTTCTGCAGGTAGTACAGGAGCCTTGTTAGCAGGAGGCTTGTTTATAGTAAGCAGAATAGATGGTATTGAGAGAGCGGCTTTAGCTTCTGTATATCCTACTATTAGAGGTATATCTCTTTTGTTGGATTTAGGGGCTAATGTAGATTGCAAGCCTGAATATTTGAAGCAATTTGCCATTATGGGTTCCATATATAGTGAAAAGGTATTGAAGGTGGAAGCTCCCAGGGTAGGCCTAGTTAACATTGGAACAGAAAGAGGAAAAGGAAACCAACTAGTCCAAAAAGCCTACGAACTAATTGAGAATTCTAACTTAAATTTCATTGGAAATGTAGAAGCTAGAGATATTCCTGCAGGGGTTGCAGATGTGTTAGTTTGTGATGGATTTGTTGGCAATATTATTCTAAAACTTACGGAGGGAATGGCTAAGTCTTTATTTTCTTCCTTAAAGGAGGAATTTAATAAAACTTTCCAATCTAAGGTTGGAGCCATATTACTAAGAAAACAGCTTATGAACTTTAAGGGAATGCTAGATTATAGGGAATATGGAGGGGCTCCATTGTTGGGATTAAAAAAACCAGTTGTAAAAGCCCATGGTAGTTCAGATGCCTTTGCAATTAAAAATGCAATAAGGCAAGTTAAGGATTTTATTGAAATGGATGTAATAAATATCATAGAAGATGATATAAATGCTAGTAGAAATAAATAG
- the rpmF gene encoding 50S ribosomal protein L32: MAVPKRKTSKARRDKRRASAYRLTRVTISECPQCHEPKLPHRVCRACGYYKDKEVIEVE, translated from the coding sequence TTGGCAGTACCAAAAAGAAAAACTTCTAAAGCAAGAAGAGATAAAAGAAGGGCATCAGCTTATAGATTAACTAGAGTTACCATTTCGGAATGTCCTCAATGTCATGAACCCAAGTTACCTCATAGAGTTTGCAGAGCTTGTGGGTATTATAAAGACAAGGAAGTAATAGAAGTAGAATAA
- a CDS encoding YceD family protein, whose product MSIDLSNFRDETVISLSVEGQLNKDSLEFNGRRIRFTEPIKYDGEIYKVGKEKYLHVNINYRYEEVCGRCLEAFSREDKTVLSGKLVEKENEIGLDEDEDLIYYYDERLELAEYVVDAIIVSLPMKPLCHEGCKGLCAKCGANRNKDDCQCVVEDIDPRFAILRDLFPRE is encoded by the coding sequence ATGAGTATAGATCTTTCTAACTTTCGTGATGAAACTGTTATAAGTTTATCCGTTGAAGGGCAGCTTAATAAGGATAGCCTAGAGTTTAATGGCAGAAGGATTCGGTTTACTGAACCAATTAAATATGACGGGGAAATATACAAGGTGGGTAAAGAAAAATATCTACATGTTAATATAAACTACCGTTATGAAGAGGTTTGTGGAAGATGCTTAGAAGCCTTTTCAAGAGAGGATAAAACAGTTTTGTCAGGGAAGTTGGTTGAAAAGGAAAATGAAATTGGATTAGATGAAGATGAAGATCTCATTTATTATTATGATGAAAGGTTGGAGCTAGCTGAATACGTAGTTGATGCGATAATAGTATCCCTTCCTATGAAACCTCTTTGCCATGAAGGATGTAAGGGATTATGTGCTAAATGTGGTGCTAATCGAAATAAAGACGATTGCCAGTGCGTTGTAGAAGATATAGACCCTAGATTCGCAATATTAAGGGATTTGTTTCCAAGGGAATAA
- a CDS encoding acetate/propionate family kinase: MNILVINCGSSSLKYQLLDMKEEQVLAKGLVERIGIEGSRIKHTTTGKDQVTIEEPMKDHKKALEMVLNALVDSEYGAIKSMDEIEAVGHRVVHGGEKFANSVIIDDEVMKAIRECIELAPLHNPPNIMGIEACKELMPNTPMVAVFDTAFHQTIPKANYMYPLPYELYEKYGIRKYGFHGTSHKYVSQRAAELLGRPIEELNIVTCHLGNGASVCAVQGGKSVETSMGFTPLEGLAMGTRSGDVDPAVILFIMEKEGLSFDEVNELLNKKSGVLGLSGISSDFRDLEEEAAKGNERALLALQLFCNRVKKYIGAYVALMCRIDALVFTAGIGENSPAVREHICNGLECINIKLDKELNQVRGKEARLNSDLTSTAIFVIPTNEELMIARETKELVEK, encoded by the coding sequence ATGAACATATTGGTAATAAATTGTGGTAGTTCTTCATTAAAGTATCAATTATTGGATATGAAAGAAGAACAAGTTTTAGCCAAGGGTTTGGTTGAGAGAATTGGAATAGAAGGCTCAAGGATAAAACATACAACTACAGGAAAAGATCAAGTTACCATAGAAGAACCTATGAAAGACCACAAAAAAGCTTTAGAAATGGTGCTTAACGCTTTAGTGGATTCAGAATATGGTGCAATTAAATCAATGGATGAAATTGAGGCCGTTGGTCACAGAGTAGTTCATGGAGGAGAAAAATTTGCTAATTCAGTAATTATTGACGATGAAGTTATGAAAGCCATTAGAGAGTGTATAGAATTAGCTCCTCTTCATAATCCACCTAACATAATGGGAATAGAAGCTTGTAAAGAATTAATGCCTAATACACCTATGGTAGCAGTATTTGATACAGCTTTCCACCAAACTATACCAAAGGCTAACTACATGTACCCACTACCTTATGAATTATATGAGAAATATGGTATTAGAAAATATGGTTTTCACGGTACATCCCATAAATATGTATCACAGAGAGCAGCTGAATTATTAGGTAGACCAATAGAAGAGTTAAATATTGTAACATGCCACTTAGGAAATGGAGCCAGTGTTTGTGCTGTTCAAGGTGGTAAATCCGTAGAGACAAGCATGGGCTTTACTCCACTAGAGGGTTTAGCAATGGGTACCAGATCGGGAGATGTGGATCCTGCAGTAATTCTATTTATTATGGAAAAAGAAGGCCTATCATTTGATGAAGTTAACGAACTATTAAATAAAAAATCTGGGGTTTTAGGCCTTTCTGGCATAAGTAGTGATTTCAGAGATTTAGAGGAAGAGGCTGCCAAAGGTAATGAAAGGGCTTTATTGGCTTTACAACTATTCTGCAACAGAGTTAAGAAATATATAGGCGCTTATGTAGCATTAATGTGTAGAATAGATGCTTTAGTCTTTACTGCTGGAATTGGTGAGAATTCTCCAGCTGTTAGGGAACATATTTGTAATGGGTTAGAATGTATAAATATAAAATTAGATAAGGAATTGAACCAAGTTAGAGGCAAAGAAGCCAGACTAAACAGTGATTTAACTTCAACTGCTATTTTTGTTATTCCTACTAATGAGGAATTAATGATAGCTAGAGAGACTAAAGAGCTAGTTGAAAAATAA